The Syntrophales bacterium genomic sequence CTCCCTGAAGGCCGATCCTTCCATCGCCGTTGACATCACCACCGATAGTGACATCCTTGCCTGTTGTATCCATACGCGAAGTGAAATCAGTTCCAGAGACAGATTTGTTGTGGTGCCACAGGGATAAAATATGTCTCTGACCCCGTTTCCCACAAAAAATATTTAGCCAATAATACATAAATGTGTTATAAACTAAACGTATGAGAGCATATACCGAACGACATATCCGACGCTCCGAGCTTTTCCAGCTCATTCTTCTCCAGCATCTGTACACACGACCTGAAAGCTCTCGCCTTGTCTTCCAGGGAGGCACGGCCATCCGCTGGTGTCACAACGGAGGCCGGTTTTCAGAGGACATCGATTTTGTTACGCATCTCGCAAGGCCCACGCTCGAAAGAATGATGCAGGCCATAGAGGCGCCGGTTGCCCGTGAATCCATTGCCCATTTCGGGCTGGGCCGTCTTACGCTCGCCCCTCGTGCCCAACGGGATGAAGAGGTGGCCTGGCGGGTGGCTTTTGAACCGCTAAACTCCCGGGACAGGATTATGGTAAGGATTGAATGCGAGCGACTGCAGGAAGGGGTGACTCCGGCGTCTGAACCCCGCGTGCTGGGAATGCAGCCTGCGGTATCCTACATGATCGCCAGGGGAGAGTTTCGCATTCCCCGCCCTAATTCGGTGATGGTGGTCGAAACCCTTGAAGAGATTCTTTCCGATAAGGTTCGGGCTTTGCTGGAACGCGCCTATCTGAAGGGACGGGACATCTACGACGTCTGGCATCTGCGGGAGCGACTGCATGTTCCGGTTGTCCGAGATGTGGTGGAGCGAAAGTTCTCCTGCTATGCGGCTCCGTTTATACTGAAGCGGACGCCCGAATGGTTTCAGAGCGCCGACAGCGATCTGCGGGATGCAATTGAGAATGATCTGGGGCGGTTTCTGTCACCGGAGGTCATGACGGCCTGCCGCAACGATGGCTATCGCCTGTTTCTGGATGCAGTGAAGGGGCTTTTCCGCGATCTGCGGGAAACGGGCGTGGTGATCCCGCCATGAGTACCATTGATATTCTCCAGGCCCTTCCTGTCCTCTTTCGCTCTGCCGATCTGCTCAAGTTTACCGGCAACGCCAATGTTTTTCTCACCCGTGCCCTGGAGCGCGGCTATATCACCCGGGTGACCCGTGGCGTGTATGTCAACAGCCGTCTGAAAGCTGAACCGTCTCTGGAAGAAGCGGCCTGTTTCGTACGCGCCCCTTCCTATATCAGCGCCGAGTGGGCTTTGCACAAGCACGGGGTAATCATTCAGGTTCCCACGGTTTGTACGGTTGTCACGCTCAGCACGGCTGTCGGCATTACCCGTAATCTCCACTGGCGCGGAGTCGCCATTGAGTACTCCCACATCTCCGATCGTCTCTATTTCGGTTTTGAAGCGCGGGATGGATTTAACCTTGCCATGCCGGAAAAGGCGCTGCTTGATTGCATCTATTATCGCAAGGCGGCGCCGTTTGAAGATGAACTGGAGTTGGAGGGAGTTGATACGGGACGTCTGCAAGAAATGGCGCAGTCGTTTCCTGTGAGAGTGCGGGAGATTGTTGGAAAGTTGGCGTGAAAAACGGGGAGCACTGTCGTCAGTTCATTAAGCTATATAGTTAACCTATGCCGGAGCTCCGGCATAGAATTTTGGTAAGCGATCATAAGGTACCCATTTTCAGCATTGAGTGAACGCTGGGGGTGCTGCAAAGAGCCTCCGGCGCCGCAATAACCGCCCGCGCGCGGCAAAAATGGGACGAAATGAATCGCTGACGGCTGTCTCCTGTACTTTCCGGCACTGACAAGTGCAACCTGCAAGGCAAGCTAAATCTGCGTAAAGTTGGAGGGACGCGCTCCGTTGCGTCCGCAGTGATTCCCGTAAAATAACCAATTGTAAATCAATAAGCATACGTATTTTATAAACATTAAGCTGCGTTTTCAGGTGAAACGAGATCAACCGCCGACAACTGTTTCCTGCGACTCGAATTTGTTTTGGTTGTTGTGCGTCCAGCGCCAAACGCAGGAATCTTCGGAAAACGTTGCGTAAAGATAGCCCTTTTCGATAAAGTCTCGCACCGTCTTCCTGATAAGCTCTCCTTCGATACCTGTGGCCGCTTCAATCCTGCGGCAAAGTTCCTCTTCGGCAGGGGCGGCAGGGACGCAGGAGGCTCCTGCCGAGGAATCAGCGCCCGCATCGAAATCTGCCCTATTGTTTTTGACAACCCCCAGATTTTCAATCAGGTCTTCCGATAGCAGGCGATAAACCAGCTTCATCCGGAAATGTCCCTCCACCTGCATGTCTATCTCCGGCGTGTTGGTTTTATTGTGGTAGCCCTGCACCATCTCTTCCCAGACCGTGGCGATCCTGCCCTCAAAATCCGCCACGAATTTATCCAGATCCGCAGGCTCAAGCGCCGCGGTTCTGACGATGGCCTTATTGGCGTCGTATTTTGTCCAGTCGTCGGTCATGATTTCGAGATCGTAATTTTCCACCTCTTCGCGAACGGTGGTTCCGGGAAAAGGGGCCAGCAGATGATAGCCGTACAGGGAACCGAGTTTGGAGGCGAACGCTTCGGTTTCCCGGAGCGTCTCCGGCGTCTCCCCGGGAAGACCGGCAATAAATGAAGTATGCGGTATAATTCCAACTTCACGGCAAAGGGAAACCGCATGCCGCACCTGGTCAAGGGTTATTTTTTTGCGGATGCGCTCCATCATCTCGGGATTTCCCGTTTCGACGCCGAAACTGATGCTGTCGCAGCCCGTTTCGCGCATCAGGATCAGGGTCTCTTTGTCAACGGTATTGACCCGCGCAAACGCGCTCCAGGAAAAGCGCAGTTTCCGGCGGATGATCTCATCGCATACCTCTTTAACCCTTTTGGGCGAGGAGACAAAAAGGTCATCCGCGACATTAATCCGGTCAATGCCGTAGGAAATGATCTGCTCAATCTCATCGACCACCAGAGAGGGGCTTCTTTTTCTTACAATGTTTCCGACCATCCGGCGGCCCTGGCAAAAGATGCAGGAATAGGGGCAGCCGCGGGAGGTGATTATGCTGATGGAATAACCAAGCGCCTGATATCGGGAAAGGGGAAGCAGGTGACGGGCCGGCAGGGGCAGTGCATCGATATCTTCAATAAAGGGTCTGGGTTCATTTACCTTTATCCCGCCGTCAACCCGGTAGGCGATTCCCCTGATGCCATCCATTTTTTGATGGCTCATACCCGTCGCCATCAGCTCGGCAATCGTTTCCTCGCCTTCGCCGATCACGATTATATCTATTCCCGGATATGCATGCAGCGATCTTTCCGCAGTAAAGGAGACATGGGGCCCGCCCATCATCGTGACAAGCGACGGCCTGTGCCTTTTTGCTTCGCAGACAATCTCCGCCGCTCCCGGAAAATTGAGCGTCACCGAGGTTGCCCCAAGGACGTCCGGACAAAAGTCGTCAAGCTGCGCCCGCAGCTTCTCCGGGGAATAACGGCTGACAATATAATCGAATATCCGCACCTCTGCCCCGGCGGCTTCGAAAGCGGCGGCCACATAAGTGACGCCGAGCGGCGGGGCGGGCGCCTCTTCCAGCGGATAGGGCGGTGCGACAATGGCGACCCTCATTAAATACCTCCTGATATTAGAATCTCATTAGCTAAATGCAAAACGTTTTGTCATGCCCGAAAGCGGAGCATAATGTACACAATGCTTTTGTCGGGCAGCCATGATTTAAGGCAGTTACAAACTGGATTATGAACATCAAGCTTCACTTTATGAACATTAAACTTCGTTTTCCCGCCCAGAAGTGTCGCGGGAACGACATAATTGGGACTTTTGTCTTTACCTTTCATTACTAAAAATACGGCTGTGTAGGGTGTGTTAACGAACTGGCAATACCTTTCCCTAATCACCCCGGCGCGGGAAAAGTAGGGAGCGCATCCACCCAAACCAGTTGTTGTTTTTCATAAATGCCCGATCTATTTCCTCGAATTGCGCGGCCAGCGCCTTGGGATCGGCGAGCCAGTCAGCTCGAGTTTTAATGGGCCGATCGGCATCGAGGTATTTTACGACCACTGCGGGATTGCCCGCGGCGATCACATTTTCGGGAATATCGCGCACAACCACGGAACCGGCGCCAATAATGCTGTTTTTCCCGATTCTTACCCCTTTGCAGACAATTGCGCTGTCCCCTATCCAGACATTATCCTCAATTTGGACGGGAAGAGTGTTGCCGACCGGAAGGCTTCTGTCGTAAACCCCGTGCCAGTCGGAATCGGTGATAAAAACCCCCTGGGCCAGCATGCAACTGGCGCCGATGAAGATTTTCGTGGCGGCGCTGATTCGCACGCCGGGACAGATAAGGCAATAATTTCCTATGTCTATTGTCCCCTTCTCTCCCATTGCCGACCAGACGGTCAGACGAATACGGCTGTCCGCAGTGGCAATAACCGTGCAGTAGTCGCCAAGGGTGACCGGACCGCCGAAAATCTCCACAAACCAGGGTTTCATAAAAGTGCATCCCCTGCCGAAACTTTCAAAATGGGGACGAAGAAACCAGTTTGCATATCTTTTCTGAAAATCCTGGTGCAGGCGTTTCATGATGTAGGGACGATGGTCTCTTCGCAATTTTTCAACCTTCCTGGCCATCCTTGGCAAATCCAGAATTACCAGCAACCGGGGAATCAGCCGGGAGTGGAAATCCTGCCCCAACGGGTCCTTTTTCCTTCCAGAATGAATGGTTGAAAATCCGCCCCGCCGGGGTTACGTTGTAGAGGGCGTCGCAGGCGAGGAGCACCGCTGCCGCCGTCCACGATGTTTTTTCCTCCGGCCAGATAACGCCGTCCGGAAAGGTCACCCCCATCCAGTAAGCGCCGTCATTGTACCTTTTGTCGATTATCCAGTTGAAGATGATCCGGGCCCGCTCTCTTTCTCCAATTGCGACAAGGGTTAGAACCAATTCCGACGCCTCGGCAATTGTCACCCACGGCCGATCGCTGACGCACCTCACTCCCCAATCAGGGACAACAAATTTCTCCCAAGAGCGGTCGATCCTGCTGCGTGCGTCCTCACCCTGAACGGCGCCGCAGAGAACCGGATAATACCAGTCCATCGAAAACCTTGCCTTCATCATGTTAAACAAATGCGGACGGCTGAGGATTGCCTCGCCAAGTTTGAAGAGCGCCGCCTCCCAGTCCGGGCGTCTTTTATCGAGAAGGGCGGCAACGGCGATTGCGCACTTGATGCTCATATAAATGGAGCTCGAGCCGGTCAGCAGAGCCATTGGATCAGTTACCCCCTCGCCGTTTTTTGCCCAGGCGACTTCACCCGCTTCCGCCTGCAGGCCGACGGCGTAATCAACCCCTTTTTCCATCGTCCGCCAGCAATAACGCAAAAACTGCAGATCCCCCGTAATCAGAAAAAAATGGTAAACGCCCACCGCCATGTATGAGGAAATATTGCTGTCTTTCGTCCTGTCTTCGGGAATCCCGTCCCTTGTCGCCGACCACCAGCTCCCGTCGGGAAGCTGAGTTTCCTGAAGCCATTGATAGGCCCTTTTTGCCTCATTAATGCGTCCGGCAACGGCAAGCCCCATCGCGCTTTCGACATGGTCCCAGGGATCGGTCTTTCCTCCTTTTGACCAGGGAATCTCGCCATTTGGTTTCTGCAAGCCGGCTATAAAGTCCGCAGTCAATTCCATCTCCACGGCTGAAGAGGGGGCAATATTTTGAGAAAATCGCACTTCCATCATATCATCCTTTTTTCAGATAAAAAACAACGCTCTTGCCGATCAGCGGATTGAGCATCCTGTCGAGCGTCCGCGTAAGCACTGGTTTTTTAATGATATCCCATTCCAAAAACCTGCGGTATGCCTTTACCAGCGGGAAATTGTCATTTTTATGCCCCACCGCGCATTTGAGCCACCAGTATGGCGAGTGCAAACCATGCTTATACTCGATCCGCCGTAAGCGGGCGCCGGCATTTTCAAGGATTCTGAGCAATTTGTCCTTTCTGTAAATCCGGACATGCCCCCCCGGTTCCTGATGATAAGCGTCCGAAATTGTCCAACAGATCTTCTCCGGAAAGAAACGGGGAACCGAGACGACCAGATCACCGCCTGTTTTCAGGACGCGCAGGAGTTCGGAAACCGCTGCTTTGTCATCCTCGATATGTTCCAGCACCTCCGAGCAGATTACGACATCGAAAAAGCCGTCGGCAAACGGTAATTTGGCGATATTCGCCTCGGCGATGGCCCATGCACCGTTATTCTCCTCCGCCAGAGCGGATAAAAAAGCCTTAGTTTTACAGAGATCGTCCCATTTCAGGTCCACCCCGGCAACCGTCGCCCCCTGTCGCCGAAACGCCTCGCAGACGTGCCTTCCCGCCCCGCAGCCGGCATCGAGAACCCGCGTCCCCGGTTCCGTCGGAATTCGCGCGAAATCAACGGTAAGCATCGATCGCCTCCCGATAGACCGCGACGGTTTTTTCGGCGGCGTGCCTCCAGGTAAGCGACGCATTCACCCGGGCAAGTCCCGCTTCCCCCAGTTTTATACGCAGTTCCGGATTATCAAGAAGCAAAACGATCGCGGCCTGAAGCGCCCCCGCATCCCCCGGCGGCACAAGAATCCCCGCGTCTCCGACTACCTCCGGCAGGGCGCCCCCGGTGGTGCTGATAACCGGCGTCCCGCAGGCCATCGCCTCGCCCGCTGGCATGCCGAAACCTTCGTAAAGAGAGGGAATGACGGCGATTGTCGCCTCGGCGTAATAGCGGGGAAATTCCCCGGCGGCAATCCTCCCGGTAAAGTGAACCGCATCCCCCAAGGCAAGCTGCTGCGCGAGCCGCTCCACCGTCCCGCCCTTTTTCGGCTTGCCGATAACGACCAGTCGAATGTCCCTCGTTTTACGTATTTCCGCAACCGCCTCCAGGAGATATTTCAGGCCTTTCAAGGGCGTATCGGCGCTGCTGGTTGTGATAAGCAGGTTATCGGCGCGTTTGACATCCTTAAGCGGAAAAAAATTGTCGGTGTTTATCCCGTTCGGAACAACGCGAAACCGCTCATGTGGGATTTTGAAATCATTACCAATATCGTTGCGCGAAGCCTGGGAAACTGTAATTATATAAGGAAGTTTTCCGACAACCCGTTTTTGCATTTTCAAGAAGGAATACCAGCGTCTTACCTTCATTTTTTTAAGAAAACCAGTAGCTTCTCCCAGCTCCAGGCTTCTATCGACGGTAATCGGATGATGGATCGTGGCTACAAGTGGAAATCCGCCTTTAGCGATGGCCGCAAGGTCATAAAAAAGCCCCTGATTGTCGTGGACTATGTCGTATCTGTTTCGGTTTTTTAGCAGGTGGCGGCGCGCCCGGACGCCGAAGGTGAACGGTTCGGGAAAACCGCCT encodes the following:
- a CDS encoding glycosyltransferase family 4 protein, translated to MKQARQKEVIAGRDVSSLRICLMTYRGNPGSGGQGVYVKYLSGALRELGHEVDVLSGPPYPELPEGVRLHKLPGLDLYNPEHLFKPERGRDLLYPLNMLEFLSMSSGGFPEPFTFGVRARRHLLKNRNRYDIVHDNQGLFYDLAAIAKGGFPLVATIHHPITVDRSLELGEATGFLKKMKVRRWYSFLKMQKRVVGKLPYIITVSQASRNDIGNDFKIPHERFRVVPNGINTDNFFPLKDVKRADNLLITTSSADTPLKGLKYLLEAVAEIRKTRDIRLVVIGKPKKGGTVERLAQQLALGDAVHFTGRIAAGEFPRYYAEATIAVIPSLYEGFGMPAGEAMACGTPVISTTGGALPEVVGDAGILVPPGDAGALQAAIVLLLDNPELRIKLGEAGLARVNASLTWRHAAEKTVAVYREAIDAYR
- a CDS encoding B12-binding domain-containing radical SAM protein, yielding MRVAIVAPPYPLEEAPAPPLGVTYVAAAFEAAGAEVRIFDYIVSRYSPEKLRAQLDDFCPDVLGATSVTLNFPGAAEIVCEAKRHRPSLVTMMGGPHVSFTAERSLHAYPGIDIIVIGEGEETIAELMATGMSHQKMDGIRGIAYRVDGGIKVNEPRPFIEDIDALPLPARHLLPLSRYQALGYSISIITSRGCPYSCIFCQGRRMVGNIVRKRSPSLVVDEIEQIISYGIDRINVADDLFVSSPKRVKEVCDEIIRRKLRFSWSAFARVNTVDKETLILMRETGCDSISFGVETGNPEMMERIRKKITLDQVRHAVSLCREVGIIPHTSFIAGLPGETPETLRETEAFASKLGSLYGYHLLAPFPGTTVREEVENYDLEIMTDDWTKYDANKAIVRTAALEPADLDKFVADFEGRIATVWEEMVQGYHNKTNTPEIDMQVEGHFRMKLVYRLLSEDLIENLGVVKNNRADFDAGADSSAGASCVPAAPAEEELCRRIEAATGIEGELIRKTVRDFIEKGYLYATFSEDSCVWRWTHNNQNKFESQETVVGG
- a CDS encoding class I SAM-dependent methyltransferase — protein: MLTVDFARIPTEPGTRVLDAGCGAGRHVCEAFRRQGATVAGVDLKWDDLCKTKAFLSALAEENNGAWAIAEANIAKLPFADGFFDVVICSEVLEHIEDDKAAVSELLRVLKTGGDLVVSVPRFFPEKICWTISDAYHQEPGGHVRIYRKDKLLRILENAGARLRRIEYKHGLHSPYWWLKCAVGHKNDNFPLVKAYRRFLEWDIIKKPVLTRTLDRMLNPLIGKSVVFYLKKG
- a CDS encoding nucleotidyl transferase AbiEii/AbiGii toxin family protein, yielding MRAYTERHIRRSELFQLILLQHLYTRPESSRLVFQGGTAIRWCHNGGRFSEDIDFVTHLARPTLERMMQAIEAPVARESIAHFGLGRLTLAPRAQRDEEVAWRVAFEPLNSRDRIMVRIECERLQEGVTPASEPRVLGMQPAVSYMIARGEFRIPRPNSVMVVETLEEILSDKVRALLERAYLKGRDIYDVWHLRERLHVPVVRDVVERKFSCYAAPFILKRTPEWFQSADSDLRDAIENDLGRFLSPEVMTACRNDGYRLFLDAVKGLFRDLRETGVVIPP